In the genome of Angustibacter luteus, one region contains:
- the paaE gene encoding 1,2-phenylacetyl-CoA epoxidase subunit PaaE — translation MTSESAPGFGTTSTAPQVSARTHASFNPLRLKGIGQLTNSSVTLTFDVPDALREAYRFTPGQHLTLRTTIDGEEVRRSYSICAAPSSGLLQVAVKSLEGGAFSSHARTGLSVGDVLDVMTPAGRFGVPLDPTQRKAYAAIVAGSGITPVMSILPAVLETEPQSTFTLVYGNRDSGSVMFVEELADLKDRYPDRLQFVHVLSREPQDAELLTGRIDDAKLDVLLTSVVPPEVIDDWLLCGPFELVQQVRAALVDRGVENAAIHLELFHVDGESPRLARPRTEGTDAGCQVTVRLDGRTTTFSMPDEGSVLDATLAVRADAPFACKGGVCGTCRIKVVEGDVEMSRNFALEPDEIADGFALACQSVPTSDRLVVDYDA, via the coding sequence ATGACCAGCGAGTCCGCGCCGGGCTTCGGCACCACCAGCACTGCGCCGCAGGTGTCGGCGCGCACCCACGCGTCCTTCAACCCGTTGCGGCTCAAGGGGATCGGCCAGCTGACGAACTCGTCCGTGACGTTGACGTTCGACGTCCCGGACGCGCTGCGCGAGGCGTACCGGTTCACCCCGGGCCAGCACCTGACCCTGCGCACCACCATCGACGGCGAGGAGGTGCGGCGCAGCTACTCGATCTGCGCGGCGCCGTCGTCCGGGCTGCTGCAGGTGGCTGTGAAGTCGTTGGAGGGTGGGGCGTTCTCCAGCCACGCGCGCACCGGCCTGTCGGTCGGTGACGTCCTGGACGTGATGACCCCCGCGGGTCGGTTCGGCGTCCCGCTCGACCCGACGCAGCGCAAGGCGTACGCGGCGATCGTCGCCGGTAGCGGGATCACGCCCGTCATGTCGATCCTGCCCGCCGTGCTCGAGACGGAGCCGCAGAGCACGTTCACCCTCGTCTACGGCAACCGGGACAGCGGGTCCGTGATGTTCGTCGAGGAGCTCGCCGACCTGAAGGACCGCTACCCGGACCGGCTGCAGTTCGTGCACGTCCTCTCCCGCGAGCCGCAGGACGCCGAGCTGCTCACCGGCCGGATCGACGACGCCAAGCTGGACGTGCTGCTCACCTCCGTCGTGCCGCCCGAGGTCATCGACGACTGGTTGCTGTGCGGGCCGTTCGAGCTGGTGCAGCAGGTCCGGGCCGCCCTGGTCGACCGCGGGGTCGAGAACGCGGCGATCCACCTCGAGCTGTTCCACGTGGACGGCGAGTCCCCGCGGCTGGCCCGACCGCGCACCGAGGGCACGGACGCCGGTTGCCAGGTGACGGTCCGCCTGGACGGCCGCACCACCACCTTCTCGATGCCGGACGAGGGCTCGGTGCTCGATGCGACCCTTGCGGTCCGCGCCGACGCCCCGTTCGCCTGCAAGGGCGGCGTCTGCGGCACGTGCCGGATCAAGGTCGTCGAGGGCGACGTCGAGATGAGCCGCAACTTCGCGCTCGAGCCCGACGAGATCGCCGACGGCTTCGCGCTGGCCTGCCAGTCCGTCCCGACATCCGACCGGCTCGTCGTCGACTACGACGCCTGA
- the folP gene encoding dihydropteroate synthase, which translates to MSTPTPDLTLVVPDLGPSGPVRTIGARTFDFSRQVAIMAIVNRTRDSFYDNGSTFDFGPALRRVEEAVEQGADWVDIGGVPFSPIAGPVSEQEEVERVVPLVEATRGVTDAVISVDTFRAAVAREALRAGADAINDTSGLHDPTMARLAQEQGGTLIVCHSKAAPLTKLPSPQYEDVVTEVRGVLADRVQLALAQGLAPERIVVDPGHDLNKNTFHSLEITRRLGELATLGYPLLAAVSNKDFIQETLDLPKERLLAGTTATHVFCILQGARILRVHDVAGAVHAARMTESILGWRPPARTGHNL; encoded by the coding sequence GTGAGCACCCCCACGCCGGACCTGACCCTCGTCGTCCCCGACCTGGGGCCGTCCGGGCCGGTCCGCACGATCGGCGCCCGCACCTTCGACTTCAGCCGCCAGGTCGCGATCATGGCGATCGTCAACCGGACCCGGGACTCCTTCTACGACAACGGGTCCACCTTCGACTTCGGGCCGGCGCTTCGGCGCGTCGAGGAAGCGGTCGAGCAGGGCGCGGACTGGGTCGACATCGGCGGGGTGCCGTTCTCCCCCATCGCCGGGCCGGTCAGCGAGCAGGAGGAGGTCGAGCGCGTCGTCCCGCTGGTCGAGGCGACCCGCGGCGTCACCGACGCGGTCATCTCGGTCGACACGTTCCGGGCCGCGGTGGCGCGCGAGGCACTCCGCGCCGGAGCGGACGCGATCAACGACACCTCCGGCCTGCACGACCCGACGATGGCGCGGCTGGCGCAGGAGCAGGGCGGCACGCTGATCGTGTGCCACAGCAAGGCGGCGCCGCTGACGAAGCTGCCCAGCCCGCAGTACGAGGACGTCGTCACCGAGGTGCGCGGCGTCCTCGCCGACCGGGTGCAGCTCGCCCTGGCGCAGGGGCTCGCACCCGAGCGGATCGTCGTCGACCCCGGGCACGACCTGAACAAGAACACCTTCCACTCGCTCGAGATCACCCGGCGGCTCGGCGAGCTGGCCACGCTGGGCTACCCGTTGCTGGCGGCGGTCTCCAACAAGGACTTCATCCAGGAGACCCTCGACCTGCCCAAGGAGCGCCTCCTGGCCGGGACCACGGCCACCCACGTGTTCTGCATCCTGCAGGGCGCGCGGATCCTGCGCGTGCACGACGTCGCCGGCGCGGTGCACGCGGCCCGGATGACCGAGTCGATCCTCGGCTGGCGCCCGCCCGCGCGCACCGGGCACAACCTCTGA
- the paaD gene encoding 1,2-phenylacetyl-CoA epoxidase subunit PaaD, translated as MVTGTLDPALDQRAAYAAAAAVLDPEVPVLTIEDLGVLREVQVRDDGSVDVTITPTYSGCPAMQTIEDDVCTALRDAGHPTVRVRTVLSPAWSTDWMSEDGRRKLREYGIAPPNPTSGARPGGPVALTLGVRPDVVACPQCGSTRTTELTRFGSTSCKALWRCESCREPFDHFKAI; from the coding sequence GTGGTGACCGGCACGCTCGACCCAGCCCTCGACCAGCGCGCCGCCTACGCCGCCGCGGCCGCGGTGCTGGACCCGGAGGTCCCGGTGCTCACCATCGAGGACCTCGGCGTGCTGCGCGAGGTACAGGTCCGCGACGACGGCTCGGTCGACGTCACGATCACCCCCACCTACTCGGGCTGCCCGGCCATGCAGACCATCGAGGACGACGTCTGCACCGCGCTGCGCGACGCCGGCCACCCGACGGTCCGGGTGCGCACCGTGCTGTCCCCCGCGTGGAGCACGGACTGGATGAGCGAGGACGGCCGCCGCAAGCTGCGCGAGTACGGCATCGCACCCCCCAACCCGACCTCGGGCGCCCGTCCCGGCGGCCCGGTGGCGCTGACCCTGGGCGTGCGCCCGGACGTCGTGGCCTGCCCGCAGTGCGGGTCGACGCGCACCACGGAGCTGACCCGGTTCGGCTCGACGTCCTGCAAGGCGTTGTGGCGGTGCGAGTCCTGCCGCGAGCCGTTCGACCACTTCAAGGCGATCTGA
- the paaC gene encoding 1,2-phenylacetyl-CoA epoxidase subunit PaaC, which produces MSVPTDADVARYALALGDDALVLAQRCGQWITRAPQLEEDVALANIGLDLLGQGRALLEHAGSLEGEGRGEDELAYRRDADEFRNVRLVELDNGDFAVTMARLLAFSTYQLGLYTGLAGSADETIAGVAAKAVKEVTYHVDHAAEWVLRLGDGTDESHRRMQAGLELVWPYVAELFDPSTVDPELVAAGVAVDPSTLQDDWHATVLDVLTRATLTEPVQAPDTARGRRGEHTPALTKLLDEMQGLHRAHPGATW; this is translated from the coding sequence GTGAGCGTGCCGACCGACGCCGACGTCGCCCGCTACGCCCTGGCGCTGGGGGACGACGCCCTGGTCCTGGCCCAGCGCTGCGGGCAGTGGATCACCCGCGCCCCACAGCTCGAGGAGGACGTCGCCCTCGCCAACATCGGGCTCGACCTGCTCGGCCAGGGCCGGGCGCTCCTCGAGCACGCGGGCTCGCTCGAGGGCGAGGGCCGCGGTGAGGACGAGCTGGCCTACCGGCGCGACGCCGACGAGTTCCGCAACGTCCGGCTCGTCGAGCTCGACAACGGCGACTTCGCCGTCACGATGGCTCGGCTGCTCGCCTTCTCCACGTACCAGCTCGGGCTGTACACCGGCCTGGCCGGCAGCGCCGACGAGACGATCGCGGGCGTTGCGGCCAAGGCCGTCAAGGAGGTCACGTACCACGTCGACCACGCGGCGGAGTGGGTGCTGCGGCTCGGTGACGGCACCGACGAGAGCCACCGCCGGATGCAGGCGGGCCTCGAGCTGGTCTGGCCGTACGTCGCCGAGCTGTTCGACCCCTCCACGGTGGATCCCGAGCTGGTCGCCGCCGGCGTGGCCGTCGACCCCTCGACGCTGCAGGACGACTGGCACGCAACGGTTCTGGACGTGCTGACCCGCGCGACCCTGACCGAGCCCGTGCAGGCGCCGGACACCGCTCGCGGACGACGCGGCGAGCACACGCCCGCCCTCACCAAGCTGCTCGACGAGATGCAGGGCCTGCACCGCGCGCACCCGGGGGCGACGTGGTGA
- the paaB gene encoding 1,2-phenylacetyl-CoA epoxidase subunit PaaB, translating into MSDRREWPLWEVFVRARRGLSHGHVGSLHAPDAEMALRNARDLYTRRGEGVSIWVVPSTAITASSPDEKDSFFDPAADKVYRHPTFYDIPDEVQHL; encoded by the coding sequence GTGAGCGACCGTCGCGAGTGGCCGCTCTGGGAGGTCTTCGTCCGGGCTCGTCGTGGGCTCTCGCACGGGCACGTCGGGTCGCTGCACGCACCGGACGCCGAGATGGCCCTGCGCAACGCCCGTGACCTCTACACCCGCCGGGGTGAGGGCGTCAGCATCTGGGTCGTGCCGAGCACGGCGATCACCGCGAGCAGCCCGGACGAGAAGGACTCCTTCTTCGACCCGGCCGCCGACAAGGTCTACCGGCACCCCACGTTCTACGACATCCCGGACGAGGTGCAGCACCTGTGA
- the paaA gene encoding 1,2-phenylacetyl-CoA epoxidase subunit PaaA, with translation MDDVQQQERFDALVADDQRIEPRDWMPEGYRKTLIRQIAQHAHSEIIGMQPEGNWISQAPSLRRKAILMAKVQDEAGHGLYLYSAAETLGIDRSELLDMLHTGRQKYSSIFNYPTLSWADMGSIGWLVDGAAIVNQVPICRCSYGPYARAMVRICKEESFHQRQGFEILHHLSHGTPEQHAMAQESVNRWWWPSLMMFGPPDDASPNSAQSMAWGIKRHSNDELRQRFVDMTVPQAQVLGLTLPDPELELDEETGHYRFGEIDWTEFMEVIKGNGPCNAERIERRVGAHDDGAWVREAAMAYADKQATRSQGAVA, from the coding sequence ATGGACGACGTCCAGCAGCAGGAGCGCTTCGACGCGCTCGTCGCCGACGACCAGCGGATCGAGCCCCGCGACTGGATGCCCGAGGGCTACCGCAAGACCCTGATCCGGCAGATCGCCCAGCACGCGCACTCCGAGATCATCGGCATGCAGCCCGAGGGCAACTGGATCAGCCAGGCTCCGAGCCTGCGCCGCAAGGCGATCCTGATGGCCAAGGTGCAGGACGAGGCGGGCCACGGCCTCTACCTGTACAGCGCCGCCGAGACGCTGGGCATCGACCGGTCCGAGCTGCTCGACATGCTGCACACCGGACGGCAGAAGTACTCCTCGATCTTCAACTACCCCACGCTCTCCTGGGCCGACATGGGCTCGATCGGCTGGCTGGTGGACGGCGCCGCGATCGTCAACCAGGTGCCCATCTGCCGCTGCTCCTACGGCCCGTACGCGCGCGCCATGGTGCGCATCTGCAAGGAGGAGTCCTTCCACCAGCGGCAGGGCTTCGAGATCCTGCACCACCTCAGCCACGGCACCCCCGAGCAGCACGCGATGGCGCAGGAGTCGGTGAACCGCTGGTGGTGGCCGAGCCTGATGATGTTCGGGCCCCCGGACGACGCGTCGCCGAACTCCGCGCAGTCCATGGCCTGGGGCATCAAGCGGCACAGCAACGACGAGCTGCGCCAGCGCTTCGTGGACATGACCGTCCCGCAGGCCCAGGTGCTCGGCCTCACCCTGCCGGACCCCGAGCTCGAGCTCGACGAGGAGACCGGCCACTACCGCTTCGGCGAGATCGACTGGACCGAGTTCATGGAGGTCATCAAGGGCAACGGCCCGTGCAACGCCGAGCGCATCGAGCGTCGGGTCGGCGCGCACGACGACGGCGCCTGGGTCCGTGAGGCCGCGATGGCGTACGCCGACAAGCAGGCCACCCGCTCGCAGGGGGCCGTGGCGTGA
- a CDS encoding VOC family protein: protein MDLRSSDTDRAREFYGQLFGWTAHTTGPEFNDYVNFTLDGDLVAGLVANDPANDQPDAWTTYLTASHAGATARAIVAAGGQVPFGPHPVGEIGVLAAAIDVAGAPFGLWQDVTGSRAWAQVRPGAASYHELHTNRYDEVVAFYASVFGREPKTVGDTDEFRYTQLLADDGTPVAGIMDFSSWSPDLAEWFCYFGSADVDATVERVEELGGAVLEPAQDTPYGRLAKVADPTGAVFKLTSLPG, encoded by the coding sequence ATGGACCTGCGATCTTCTGACACCGACCGGGCCCGGGAGTTCTACGGCCAGCTCTTCGGCTGGACGGCCCACACGACCGGACCCGAGTTCAACGACTACGTGAACTTCACGCTGGACGGCGACCTGGTCGCCGGCCTGGTCGCGAACGACCCCGCGAACGACCAGCCCGACGCCTGGACGACGTACCTGACCGCCTCGCACGCCGGCGCCACCGCGCGGGCGATCGTCGCGGCGGGAGGGCAGGTGCCTTTCGGTCCGCACCCGGTGGGGGAGATCGGCGTGCTGGCGGCAGCGATCGACGTCGCGGGCGCGCCGTTCGGGCTGTGGCAGGACGTCACCGGCAGCCGCGCGTGGGCCCAGGTGCGGCCCGGAGCGGCGAGCTACCACGAGCTGCACACCAACCGGTACGACGAGGTCGTCGCCTTCTACGCCTCGGTGTTCGGTCGCGAACCCAAGACGGTCGGCGACACCGACGAGTTCCGCTACACCCAGCTGCTGGCGGACGACGGCACCCCGGTCGCGGGGATCATGGACTTCTCGTCGTGGTCGCCCGACCTGGCCGAGTGGTTCTGCTACTTCGGCAGCGCGGACGTCGACGCCACCGTCGAGCGGGTCGAGGAGCTCGGCGGCGCGGTGCTCGAGCCGGCGCAGGACACCCCGTACGGCCGGTTGGCCAAGGTCGCCGACCCGACCGGCGCGGTCTTCAAGCTCACCTCGCTACCCGGGTGA